Proteins from a genomic interval of Sinobacterium caligoides:
- a CDS encoding TIGR03617 family F420-dependent LLM class oxidoreductase codes for MFQLYATTPERMSPAEIGRHAQRAEAMGFTGLHVPDAIHDGLLLANNALLATTRLRVGTAVLLAFPRSPMTVAVAAWGLQAMSAGRFELGLGSQIKQNMEQRYSVPWTAPVPRMREYIQALQAIFHSFQTGERLSFEGEHYRFTRLQPFFNPGPIDQPEIEISMGAIGPKMTQLAARVADGMITHPTNTPPRYLREVCLPRLERGAQLGDRSLAAFKLTLGGIVAVGRDDAAVQQQREKQRQLLAFLYSTPAYWPSLELFGWQERGEQLLQCTRAGDWQQMARLVDDEMLDTFVPSGRYEQLAEVIRSRYAGLATRLTLPLPEDPADDEVMRELVQQLQS; via the coding sequence ATGTTTCAACTGTATGCCACCACGCCGGAGCGAATGTCGCCGGCAGAGATTGGTCGCCACGCACAACGGGCAGAGGCGATGGGCTTCACTGGTCTGCATGTTCCCGATGCGATCCACGATGGTTTATTACTGGCCAATAATGCGTTGCTGGCGACGACGCGCCTGCGCGTTGGTACGGCGGTATTGCTGGCTTTTCCCCGTAGCCCGATGACCGTGGCGGTGGCGGCGTGGGGGTTGCAGGCAATGTCGGCGGGGCGTTTCGAGCTGGGGCTGGGCAGTCAAATTAAGCAGAATATGGAGCAGCGTTATTCGGTGCCGTGGACAGCACCGGTGCCGAGAATGCGCGAGTATATCCAAGCCTTGCAGGCGATCTTTCACAGTTTCCAGACTGGAGAGCGACTGAGCTTCGAGGGTGAGCACTATCGTTTCACCCGTCTGCAGCCCTTCTTTAATCCGGGCCCGATCGATCAACCTGAGATTGAAATCTCGATGGGGGCGATTGGACCGAAGATGACACAATTAGCGGCGCGTGTTGCCGATGGCATGATCACGCACCCGACCAATACGCCGCCACGCTATCTGCGTGAGGTGTGCCTACCTCGGCTCGAGCGGGGGGCGCAGCTGGGCGACCGCAGTCTGGCAGCGTTCAAGTTGACGTTGGGGGGGATTGTGGCGGTGGGACGTGACGATGCGGCGGTGCAACAGCAACGTGAGAAGCAGCGGCAGCTGTTGGCCTTCCTTTATTCGACGCCGGCTTACTGGCCGAGCCTGGAGCTATTTGGTTGGCAGGAGCGAGGTGAGCAGCTGCTGCAATGTACGCGTGCGGGGGACTGGCAGCAGATGGCGCGGTTGGTTGATGATGAGATGCTCGATACTTTCGTCCCCAGCGGTCGTTATGAACAGCTTGCGGAGGTTATTCGTTCGCGCTATGCGGGGCTGGCGACGCGCTTGACGCTACCGCTGCCGGAGGATCCCGCCGATGATGAAGTGATGCGTGAGCTCGTGCAGCAGCTGCAGAGTTAG
- a CDS encoding NlpC/P60 family protein — MLDANTVQSTARSSYSIARTLSCCVAMIILLGLAGCSSSPSTRVPVVTAEASSAVPLPHPPNAQPPYQNVLNQLYIQHKEWLGVPYRFGGTTRKGIDCSAFVQRTFQERLQLPLPRTTRLQSTQGKQISRNELVPGDLVFFKTGRNRRHVGIYMGSGEFLHASSTHGVMRSKLNNSYWRRHYWQARRVIQ, encoded by the coding sequence ATGCTCGACGCCAATACAGTGCAATCGACCGCTAGATCGAGCTATTCCATCGCTCGTACGCTCAGCTGTTGCGTCGCAATGATCATCTTACTCGGACTCGCTGGCTGCTCTTCAAGCCCTAGCACGCGCGTGCCGGTCGTTACCGCAGAAGCCTCGTCAGCCGTACCCCTGCCACATCCACCCAACGCTCAACCACCCTATCAAAATGTACTCAATCAATTGTACATACAGCATAAAGAGTGGCTCGGCGTACCCTACCGCTTCGGGGGCACCACCCGTAAGGGCATTGACTGCTCTGCCTTCGTGCAACGAACCTTTCAAGAGCGTCTACAACTGCCCCTGCCACGCACCACTAGACTGCAATCAACGCAGGGCAAGCAGATCTCTCGTAATGAGCTGGTCCCTGGTGACCTGGTGTTTTTCAAGACGGGGCGAAACAGGCGCCACGTCGGCATTTATATGGGCAGTGGTGAATTTCTACACGCCTCGAGTACCCACGGGGTGATGCGCTCCAAACTCAACAACAGCTACTGGCGAAGGCATTACTGGCAGGCGCGACGTGTCATTCAATAG
- the brnQ gene encoding branched-chain amino acid transport system II carrier protein, whose protein sequence is MTVKVIKSSDIAAVGLMTFALFLGAGNLIFPPTLGQMAGDQLWVSMLGFLITGVGLPLLGITACAILGGGLGQITQHLPKSVALIFTITIYLAIGPLFGTPRTGLVAYEFTLGAALGDHGNHLTLGLFTAAFFGVSLWLALYPGKLVDTIGKVITPLLILVLTAISFVTIVFPQGELAPASAKMQDAAFSQGFIQGYQTMDTLAAIVFGLVIINALRSKGIEKRSELTRYTIYAGLMAAVGLSFIYLILGYLGATSGNVAEAGMNGAQIISAYIEPTLGTTGHWLLGITMALACLSTAIGLIVACGEYFEEIAPRFSYRFYAVCFAVLSAIVANIGLNELLAITIPALLISYPVAICLIALSFIQHRFSNPQRAYLVVLIPITLLSFVDGLSHAKLNWALGLQKELQHLPLQAEGLGWVVPAAILIVFCLVFFHRQRPQ, encoded by the coding sequence TTGACCGTTAAAGTGATTAAGAGTAGTGATATAGCAGCCGTTGGACTAATGACTTTCGCGCTATTTCTTGGCGCCGGTAACCTCATCTTTCCGCCCACGCTCGGCCAGATGGCTGGTGATCAACTCTGGGTATCAATGCTCGGCTTCTTAATCACCGGTGTCGGCTTACCTCTACTCGGCATCACCGCCTGCGCCATTCTCGGTGGCGGCCTTGGTCAGATCACTCAACACTTGCCCAAGTCCGTGGCTTTAATTTTTACCATCACTATCTACCTCGCCATTGGACCACTGTTCGGCACACCTCGTACCGGACTTGTCGCCTACGAATTCACCCTCGGCGCCGCACTCGGCGACCATGGCAATCACCTTACTCTCGGCCTATTCACCGCCGCCTTCTTCGGTGTCTCGCTGTGGCTGGCCCTCTACCCCGGCAAGTTGGTCGACACCATCGGTAAGGTTATCACCCCGTTACTGATCTTAGTGCTGACGGCCATCTCCTTCGTCACCATCGTCTTCCCCCAGGGTGAGCTCGCCCCCGCCAGCGCAAAGATGCAAGACGCCGCCTTCAGCCAAGGCTTCATCCAGGGTTACCAGACCATGGACACCCTCGCCGCCATCGTCTTCGGCCTCGTGATCATCAACGCCCTGCGCAGCAAAGGTATCGAGAAACGCTCAGAACTCACTCGCTACACCATCTACGCCGGCCTCATGGCCGCTGTTGGCCTGTCTTTTATCTATCTGATCCTTGGCTACTTAGGTGCCACCAGCGGTAACGTTGCTGAAGCGGGCATGAACGGCGCACAGATTATCAGCGCCTATATCGAGCCCACTCTTGGCACTACCGGTCACTGGCTCCTCGGCATCACCATGGCACTGGCCTGTCTGAGTACGGCTATTGGTCTAATCGTCGCCTGTGGTGAATACTTTGAGGAGATTGCGCCACGCTTTAGCTATCGCTTTTACGCTGTCTGCTTTGCCGTCCTCAGTGCAATCGTCGCCAATATCGGGCTGAACGAGCTACTGGCGATCACCATCCCTGCGCTGTTAATCTCCTACCCCGTTGCCATTTGTCTCATTGCATTAAGTTTCATTCAACACCGCTTTAGCAACCCTCAGCGAGCCTACTTGGTTGTGTTGATACCGATCACCCTACTCTCCTTCGTGGATGGCCTCTCCCACGCCAAGCTCAATTGGGCACTGGGTCTACAGAAAGAGTTGCAGCACCTGCCACTGCAAGCCGAGGGGCTCGGTTGGGTCGTTCCCGCCGCCATCTTGATTGTCTTCTGCCTTGTCTTTTTTCATCGTCAACGCCCTCAATAA
- a CDS encoding NAD(P)/FAD-dependent oxidoreductase, with translation MTQQLSPAIIETEALIIGAGPVGLFQVFELGLLGIKAHVVESLAQPGGQCAELYPNKPIFDIPACPAISGQQLTDNLLQQIEPFKPVFHFSQEVVDLQRQQDGRFLVTTSSEQQFLAAAVIIAAGMGSFQAVKLKVDGAEALEGRQLSYSVRDPERYRGKDIVILGGGDSALDWALTLQPIANSVVVIHRSQKFRAAKASVDKMLKLCDDFEMQFLQGQVSELVEQDGKLTHLKVTGSDGVTRRLELDDLLVFFGLVPDLGPLQSWGLTLHKRQVEVDTEKFQTSIPGIYAVGDINYYPGKKKLILSGFHETALAAFAIKEQLEPGKKVHLQYTTTSPIMHKRLHVEDPMKEDAA, from the coding sequence ATGACACAGCAGTTATCCCCCGCCATTATTGAAACCGAGGCATTAATCATTGGTGCCGGTCCAGTCGGCCTATTTCAGGTCTTCGAACTTGGCCTGCTCGGTATTAAAGCGCACGTGGTGGAGAGCCTCGCTCAGCCAGGTGGGCAGTGTGCGGAACTCTATCCGAATAAGCCGATCTTCGATATACCCGCCTGCCCGGCGATCTCCGGCCAACAGCTAACCGACAACTTACTACAGCAAATCGAGCCGTTCAAACCGGTCTTTCACTTCTCGCAAGAGGTGGTAGACCTGCAACGTCAGCAAGATGGTCGTTTTCTGGTCACCACCTCGAGCGAACAGCAATTTCTTGCTGCTGCAGTCATCATCGCTGCAGGCATGGGCTCGTTTCAGGCGGTCAAGTTGAAGGTCGACGGTGCCGAGGCGCTCGAGGGTAGGCAGCTCAGTTATAGCGTACGCGACCCGGAGCGCTATCGGGGCAAAGATATTGTCATTCTCGGCGGTGGTGACTCGGCCCTGGACTGGGCGTTAACGCTACAGCCGATCGCCAATTCGGTGGTGGTTATCCACCGCTCACAGAAATTTCGTGCGGCCAAGGCTTCTGTGGATAAGATGCTCAAGCTGTGTGATGACTTCGAGATGCAATTTTTGCAGGGCCAGGTTAGCGAACTGGTCGAACAGGATGGCAAGCTCACTCATCTTAAAGTCACAGGTAGTGATGGAGTGACGCGTCGGCTAGAGTTGGATGACTTGTTGGTGTTCTTTGGCTTGGTGCCGGATCTAGGACCGTTGCAGAGCTGGGGGTTAACACTGCACAAGCGTCAGGTTGAGGTCGACACCGAGAAGTTCCAGACCTCTATCCCGGGTATTTATGCTGTGGGTGATATTAACTACTATCCAGGTAAGAAAAAGCTCATTCTCAGTGGCTTTCATGAGACGGCGTTGGCGGCTTTCGCAATCAAAGAGCAGCTAGAGCCAGGCAAGAAGGTGCACCTTCAATACACTACGACCAGTCCGATTATGCATAAGCGCCTGCATGTCGAGGATCCGATGAAGGAGGATGCGGCGTAG
- the ychF gene encoding redox-regulated ATPase YchF, producing MGINCGIVGLPNVGKSTLFNALTKNGIAAENFPFCTIEPNEGTVTVPDPRQDRLAEIVKPQKCLSATIEFVDIAGLVAGASKGEGLGNKFLANIRETDAIAHVVRCFEDPNVIHVANKIDPAADIDIINTELAMADLDSLEKQAQRLKRSVKGGDKVAVAQMALIEKMIPHLEQALPIRSLELSDDERKILPGLHMLTGKPTMYIANVAEDGFDNNPHLDTVRAIAESEGSMVVPVCNALEADIAELDDEDDITMFLEEMGMEEPGLNRVIRAGYALLNLQTYFTAGVKEVRAWTIPVGATAPQAAGVIHTDFERGFIRAETMAYDDFIQYQGESGCKEAGKLRSEGKDYIVKDGDVLNFLFNV from the coding sequence ATGGGTATTAACTGCGGCATCGTCGGCCTGCCTAACGTCGGCAAATCCACACTGTTCAACGCACTAACCAAGAACGGCATTGCAGCGGAAAACTTCCCGTTTTGCACCATCGAGCCCAACGAAGGAACCGTCACCGTCCCCGACCCTCGCCAAGATCGTCTCGCCGAGATCGTCAAACCACAAAAGTGTCTCTCCGCCACCATTGAGTTCGTCGACATCGCCGGCCTTGTCGCCGGCGCCTCCAAGGGTGAAGGTCTCGGCAATAAGTTCCTCGCGAATATCCGTGAGACCGATGCGATCGCCCACGTCGTGCGCTGCTTCGAGGACCCGAACGTTATTCACGTCGCCAACAAAATCGACCCCGCCGCCGACATCGACATCATCAACACCGAGCTGGCCATGGCCGACCTAGACAGCCTAGAGAAACAGGCACAACGTCTAAAGCGCTCGGTTAAAGGTGGTGACAAGGTCGCCGTCGCCCAAATGGCACTCATTGAGAAAATGATCCCCCATCTCGAGCAGGCGCTGCCCATTCGCTCTCTCGAGCTCAGCGACGACGAACGCAAGATTTTACCCGGCCTGCATATGCTGACGGGTAAGCCCACCATGTATATCGCCAACGTCGCCGAAGACGGTTTCGACAACAATCCACACCTCGATACCGTACGCGCGATCGCCGAGTCAGAAGGTTCCATGGTGGTTCCCGTCTGCAATGCCCTAGAAGCTGACATCGCCGAGCTCGATGATGAAGACGACATCACCATGTTCCTCGAGGAAATGGGCATGGAGGAGCCCGGCCTAAACCGTGTCATCCGTGCAGGCTATGCGCTGCTAAACCTACAGACATACTTCACCGCCGGCGTGAAGGAAGTGCGTGCTTGGACCATTCCTGTCGGCGCCACCGCACCTCAGGCCGCCGGTGTCATTCACACCGACTTCGAGCGCGGCTTCATTCGTGCCGAGACCATGGCCTATGACGACTTCATCCAATACCAGGGAGAGTCGGGCTGCAAAGAAGCCGGCAAGTTGCGCTCAGAGGGTAAAGACTACATCGTTAAAGACGGTGACGTACTCAACTTCCTGTTCAACGTCTAG
- the pth gene encoding aminoacyl-tRNA hydrolase has protein sequence MLSIKLIVGLGNPGADYEGTRHNAGAMLVEELARQYHGSLQPEAKFFGLACRISLEGRDVRLLIPTTFMNLSGKSIAALAQFYKIDAEEILVVHDELDIPPGTARFKQGGGHGGHNGLRDTISALGNNKNFHRLRLGIGHPGNAKLVSSFVLKKPSLAERQQLEDVIAEALRLMPLAINKDWGSAMNKLHSFKA, from the coding sequence ATTTTGAGCATTAAACTAATTGTCGGCCTCGGCAACCCAGGCGCCGATTACGAAGGCACGCGCCACAACGCCGGCGCGATGCTGGTCGAGGAACTTGCTCGACAATATCACGGCAGCCTGCAACCTGAGGCCAAGTTTTTCGGCCTCGCTTGCCGCATCAGTCTCGAGGGGCGCGATGTACGCCTGCTGATTCCGACAACGTTTATGAACCTGAGCGGTAAGTCCATCGCCGCTTTGGCACAGTTCTACAAGATTGACGCAGAAGAGATTCTCGTCGTCCATGACGAGCTCGATATCCCTCCCGGAACCGCCCGCTTCAAACAGGGCGGCGGCCACGGCGGCCACAACGGCCTGCGCGACACCATTAGCGCCCTTGGCAACAACAAAAACTTTCACCGCCTTCGTCTCGGCATCGGCCACCCCGGCAACGCCAAGCTGGTGAGCAGCTTCGTGCTCAAAAAGCCTTCGCTAGCCGAACGCCAACAGCTTGAGGACGTCATCGCCGAGGCGCTGCGTCTGATGCCGCTAGCCATCAACAAAGACTGGGGCAGCGCGATGAACAAATTACACAGTTTCAAAGCCTAA
- a CDS encoding DUF2058 domain-containing protein encodes MANSLQDQLLKAGLVDDKQLKTAHKAKKKQQKIDRRARTETVDETKQAALEALAKKADKDRGLNQQLNEKAMKKAINAQIKQLISSNALPKNKGEVSFNFTDGSKIKKLYIDEKMQRQLSAGILSIVKQGDQYEIIPTPVANKIAERDPQRIVLQNTMSSTVEETSTESNEEEDWYADYEIPDDLMW; translated from the coding sequence ATGGCAAACTCACTACAAGACCAGTTACTCAAGGCCGGACTGGTCGATGACAAACAGCTCAAAACGGCCCACAAGGCAAAGAAAAAACAGCAGAAAATAGACCGACGCGCCCGTACAGAGACTGTCGACGAGACCAAGCAGGCTGCCCTCGAGGCACTGGCCAAGAAGGCCGACAAAGATCGTGGTCTCAACCAACAGCTCAATGAAAAGGCGATGAAGAAAGCCATCAATGCCCAGATCAAACAGCTAATCAGCAGTAATGCACTACCAAAGAATAAGGGCGAAGTAAGCTTTAACTTTACCGATGGTAGCAAGATTAAGAAGCTCTATATCGACGAGAAAATGCAGCGCCAACTCAGCGCCGGCATCCTCTCCATCGTCAAGCAGGGCGACCAGTACGAGATCATCCCCACTCCCGTCGCCAATAAGATCGCCGAGCGCGATCCGCAACGCATCGTCCTGCAGAATACGATGAGCAGCACGGTAGAAGAAACAAGCACAGAGAGTAACGAAGAGGAAGATTGGTACGCTGACTACGAAATCCCCGACGACCTCATGTGGTAG
- a CDS encoding LysR family transcriptional regulator: MSMKITLKQLRVFDAIARLGNVSRAAEQIALSQSAASMSLADLEQHLGSPLFNRHGKKLQLNDYGRWLHPKVHQLLQQAENIELSAHSGELHGHLIVGASSTIGNYLLAAMVAEFVKLHPDIHIQLRVANSEQIVDDMINLRIDLGLIEGICHSHQLIAQPWRSDELITFCSPSHPLAQLDSVSLAELEQQQWILRESGSGTREIFTLATQHKLKHLMVALELGNSMAIKQAVKTGLGLGCMSRLTLASELRHGELVALPTPELQIERQFYLLTGKHQHQSELSLSLQHFIA; encoded by the coding sequence ATGTCGATGAAAATTACCCTAAAGCAACTGCGTGTTTTCGATGCTATCGCCCGTCTCGGTAACGTCAGCCGAGCCGCCGAGCAGATCGCTCTCAGCCAGTCAGCGGCTAGCATGTCACTCGCCGACCTCGAGCAACACCTCGGCTCCCCCCTGTTTAATCGCCATGGCAAGAAGCTACAACTCAACGACTATGGACGCTGGCTGCACCCCAAGGTGCATCAGCTACTGCAACAGGCGGAGAACATCGAGCTAAGTGCGCACAGCGGCGAGCTGCACGGTCACCTCATCGTCGGCGCTAGCAGCACCATCGGTAACTATCTACTGGCTGCGATGGTCGCCGAGTTCGTCAAACTACACCCCGACATCCACATCCAACTGCGCGTCGCGAACAGCGAGCAGATCGTCGACGACATGATAAACCTGCGCATCGACCTCGGCCTCATCGAAGGCATCTGTCACAGCCACCAACTCATCGCCCAACCCTGGCGTAGCGATGAGCTCATCACCTTCTGCAGCCCCAGCCACCCCCTCGCACAGCTAGACAGTGTCAGCCTCGCGGAGCTCGAGCAACAGCAATGGATATTACGTGAGAGCGGCTCTGGTACCCGCGAAATCTTTACTCTAGCCACACAACACAAGCTCAAACACCTGATGGTGGCGCTCGAACTTGGCAATAGTATGGCTATCAAACAGGCAGTCAAAACCGGGCTGGGACTAGGCTGCATGTCGCGGCTGACGCTTGCCTCAGAACTGCGTCATGGCGAGCTGGTTGCCCTGCCGACACCGGAACTACAGATCGAGCGTCAGTTCTACCTATTGACCGGAAAACATCAACACCAGAGCGAGCTCAGCCTAAGCCTGCAGCACTTTATTGCCTAA
- the upp gene encoding uracil phosphoribosyltransferase has translation MAVHEVRHPLVQHKLGKLRERDISTKRFRELTGELGTLLTYEATRNFETEEYEIETWAGRCTVERIKGKKLTVVPILRAGIGMMDGVLELVPSAKVSVVGLARDEQTLEPTVYLEKLVSDIEQRTALIIDPMLATGGTLIETVNILKRAGCKDIVGLFLVAAPEGIERVLDIHPDLEIYTASIDERLNEHGYILPGLGDAGDKIFGTR, from the coding sequence ATGGCCGTACATGAGGTGCGTCATCCACTGGTGCAGCATAAGCTGGGTAAGCTGCGTGAACGTGATATTAGTACGAAGCGATTTCGCGAGTTGACCGGTGAGCTGGGGACGCTGCTCACCTACGAGGCGACGCGCAACTTTGAAACGGAAGAATATGAGATAGAGACTTGGGCGGGGCGCTGTACCGTCGAGCGCATTAAGGGTAAGAAGCTAACAGTAGTGCCTATCCTGCGCGCCGGTATTGGCATGATGGATGGTGTGCTCGAGCTGGTACCCAGCGCCAAGGTGAGTGTGGTCGGGCTTGCTCGTGATGAGCAGACATTGGAGCCAACGGTCTACCTGGAGAAGTTGGTCAGCGATATCGAGCAACGAACGGCGCTCATTATCGACCCGATGCTGGCCACCGGTGGTACCTTGATCGAGACGGTGAATATTCTTAAGCGTGCTGGTTGTAAAGATATTGTCGGTTTGTTTTTAGTGGCGGCGCCGGAGGGGATCGAGCGGGTTTTAGATATTCACCCTGATCTGGAGATTTATACGGCCTCGATCGATGAGCGACTCAATGAGCACGGTTATATTCTACCTGGCTTAGGTGACGCAGGGGATAAGATTTTCGGCACACGTTAA